In a single window of the Candidatus Dormiibacterota bacterium genome:
- a CDS encoding tetratricopeptide repeat protein: MNKDQLQFLVSGILFGFLLGYVIAYAVHEPKVVQQAAPVPAAGNMGMGQSVPQPADQGGGAVGGGGGNEQMMATVFEEIKSLKAAIEKNPKDAASLIRLANMYHDARKFEEAVQFYKRGLEVTPKDVDARTDMGICLYEMGMADDAIAQFRTSLSYDSRHWQTWLNLGIVALSSKNDVKTATDAFSRVEEINPGFKDLPMLKEALKKASSSVPRQAS; the protein is encoded by the coding sequence ATGAACAAGGACCAGTTGCAGTTTCTCGTCTCCGGAATCCTGTTCGGCTTCCTCCTCGGATACGTCATCGCCTACGCCGTGCACGAGCCGAAGGTCGTGCAGCAGGCCGCTCCCGTGCCGGCCGCGGGCAACATGGGCATGGGGCAGAGCGTCCCGCAGCCGGCGGACCAGGGGGGCGGTGCCGTCGGAGGCGGCGGCGGGAACGAGCAGATGATGGCGACCGTGTTCGAGGAGATCAAGAGCCTCAAGGCGGCGATCGAGAAGAACCCGAAAGACGCGGCGTCCCTCATCCGCCTCGCAAACATGTACCACGACGCCCGCAAGTTCGAGGAGGCCGTACAGTTTTACAAGAGAGGCCTCGAGGTCACCCCGAAGGATGTGGACGCGCGCACCGACATGGGGATCTGTCTGTACGAGATGGGCATGGCCGACGACGCGATCGCGCAATTCCGCACCTCCCTCTCCTACGATTCCAGACACTGGCAGACCTGGCTCAATCTGGGGATCGTGGCCCTGTCGAGCAAGAACGATGTCAAGACCGCGACCGACGCGTTCTCCAGGGTCGAGGAGATCAACCCGGGCTTCAAGGATCTGCCGATGCTGAAGGAGGCGCTGAAAAAGGCCTCGTCCTCCGTCCCGCGCCAGGCCTCCTGA
- a CDS encoding MXAN_5187 C-terminal domain-containing protein: MTVEEEIRQVDTQITKLKIQFDLYFIGSVQKPPTDQRDALDKQLKKLQFNLKSSGDRFLYNAVLNKFNAYSELWLKNLRTKEEGAHLHPLARRHAQQAGAAAGANGGSNGSAATAAHPGTRHKAGHRPGEHRPPDSWRISTTQRNDAALKNFYQNFVAAKTKAGDKKTPSFDSFAREIARHAAAIKGQVDCETIDFKIYSKDNKVSIKAKPLK, encoded by the coding sequence TTGACCGTCGAAGAAGAGATCCGCCAGGTCGACACCCAGATCACCAAGCTCAAGATCCAGTTCGACCTCTATTTCATCGGCTCGGTCCAGAAGCCGCCGACCGACCAGCGCGACGCCCTCGACAAGCAGCTGAAGAAGCTTCAGTTCAATCTCAAATCGTCCGGAGACCGCTTCCTCTACAACGCGGTGCTCAACAAGTTCAACGCCTACTCCGAGCTGTGGCTGAAGAACCTGAGGACCAAGGAGGAGGGAGCGCACCTCCACCCGCTCGCCCGGCGTCACGCGCAGCAGGCGGGGGCGGCGGCCGGCGCGAACGGAGGGTCGAACGGGTCCGCGGCCACGGCCGCGCATCCGGGGACCCGGCACAAGGCGGGCCACCGGCCGGGTGAGCACCGGCCGCCCGACTCGTGGCGCATCTCCACGACCCAGCGGAACGACGCGGCGCTGAAGAACTTCTACCAGAACTTCGTCGCCGCCAAGACGAAGGCGGGGGACAAGAAGACTCCGTCGTTCGACTCCTTCGCCCGCGAGATCGCCCGGCATGCCGCCGCCATCAAGGGCCAGGTCGATTGTGAGACGATCGACTTTAAGATATACTCCAAGGACAACAAGGTGAGCATCAAGGCGAAGCCTTTGAAATAG
- the purH gene encoding bifunctional phosphoribosylaminoimidazolecarboxamide formyltransferase/IMP cyclohydrolase, producing the protein MTRPAGKKRALVSVFDKTGVVDLGRELTALGYTLLSTGGTAAALKGAGVPVVEIAHYTGQPEILEGRVKTLHPKVHGGILADLSKESHRADLTRSGIEPISLVIVNLYPFREVAARPGARLEEIIEMIDVGGPAMVRAAAKNHRHVGVVVDPADYPAILKELKEGGALGDETRFSLAVKAFAHTASYDAAIRDELTARLAGTTAPSGQPPPSAGARVVFPPRLVIEARLLQELRYGENPHQRGALYADPGETSGTVAAARQVQGKDLSFNNIIDLDAAWRAVNEFDVPAAVIIKHNNPCGAGTGGSLKEAFIKARQGDPTSAFGGIVAFNRPLDAPAALEVASIFLECLIAPGYEAAARDALAEKKNLRVMEAGPARDMYRGIDVRRVTGGYLAQDWDVVRTDMAKARVATRRAPTPDELRALDFAWRVAKHVKSNAIVLAHADRTIGIGAGQMSRVDSVRLAVMKSLVPTRGAALASDAFFPFRDGIDEAARAGVAAVAQPGGSLKDSEVIAAADEHGMAMVLTGSRHFRH; encoded by the coding sequence GTGACGAGACCGGCCGGCAAGAAGCGCGCGCTCGTCAGCGTCTTCGACAAGACCGGCGTCGTCGATCTCGGTCGCGAGCTCACGGCCCTCGGATACACGCTTCTGTCCACCGGCGGGACCGCGGCGGCGCTGAAGGGGGCCGGCGTGCCGGTCGTGGAGATCGCCCACTACACCGGCCAGCCGGAGATCCTGGAAGGGCGCGTCAAGACCCTCCACCCGAAGGTCCATGGCGGCATCCTGGCCGACCTCTCGAAGGAATCCCATCGCGCCGATCTGACGCGATCGGGGATCGAGCCGATCTCCCTGGTGATCGTGAACCTCTACCCCTTCCGCGAGGTCGCGGCGCGTCCCGGGGCGCGTCTCGAGGAGATCATCGAGATGATCGACGTCGGCGGGCCGGCCATGGTGCGGGCGGCGGCCAAGAACCACCGCCACGTCGGCGTCGTGGTCGACCCGGCGGACTATCCGGCGATCCTGAAGGAGCTGAAGGAAGGGGGCGCGCTGGGGGACGAGACGCGGTTCTCCCTGGCGGTCAAGGCATTCGCCCACACCGCGTCGTACGACGCGGCCATCCGTGACGAGCTGACGGCGCGGCTGGCCGGGACGACGGCCCCTTCCGGCCAGCCCCCGCCATCGGCCGGCGCACGCGTGGTCTTCCCCCCGCGGCTCGTGATCGAGGCGCGTCTCCTGCAGGAGCTGCGCTACGGGGAGAACCCGCATCAGCGCGGGGCGCTCTACGCGGACCCGGGCGAGACGTCCGGAACCGTGGCCGCCGCCCGGCAGGTGCAGGGGAAGGACCTGTCGTTCAACAACATCATCGATCTCGATGCCGCCTGGAGGGCGGTGAACGAGTTCGACGTTCCGGCCGCGGTCATCATCAAGCACAACAACCCGTGCGGCGCCGGCACGGGCGGCTCGCTGAAGGAGGCGTTCATCAAGGCGCGGCAAGGCGATCCGACATCCGCGTTCGGCGGAATCGTCGCGTTCAACCGGCCGCTCGACGCGCCCGCCGCCCTGGAGGTCGCGTCGATCTTCCTGGAATGCCTCATCGCCCCGGGCTACGAGGCCGCGGCGCGCGACGCGCTCGCGGAGAAGAAGAACCTGCGCGTGATGGAGGCGGGCCCGGCGCGGGACATGTACCGCGGGATCGATGTCCGGCGCGTGACCGGCGGCTACCTGGCGCAGGACTGGGACGTGGTCAGGACCGACATGGCGAAGGCGCGCGTGGCGACGCGGCGGGCGCCCACCCCCGACGAGCTGCGGGCGCTCGACTTTGCCTGGCGCGTCGCCAAGCACGTCAAGTCGAACGCCATCGTCCTGGCGCACGCGGATCGGACGATCGGCATCGGCGCCGGTCAGATGAGTCGCGTCGACTCGGTGCGCCTGGCGGTGATGAAGTCCCTCGTGCCGACCCGGGGAGCCGCGCTGGCGTCCGACGCGTTCTTCCCGTTCCGCGACGGCATCGACGAGGCCGCCAGGGCCGGTGTCGCGGCCGTGGCCCAGCCGGGCGGCTCGCTCAAGGACAGCGAGGTGATCGCGGCCGCCGACGAGCACGGCATGGCGATGGTGCTGACGGGCAGCCGCCACTTCCGGCACTAA
- the ychF gene encoding redox-regulated ATPase YchF, which yields MKIGLLGFSKVGKTTLFNILTGAHVAVEKYASGKAEPNVGVAKVPEPRLDRLSTMFKPKKTTHAHVDFLDIVGLQKGEAKSIDLKEMRNVDAIAHVVRAFRDDSIPHSEGSIDPRRDIGTMETELILADLDVAQRRLERLELNIKKAKNKDDELELPVVRRCLEALERETPIRELDLSDDDLKKIRGFAFLTARPMLLIVNLDEADVRTMAGFVEGFGLQSFAARRQMALCAISAKVEEEIASLDAADARAFLDDLGLHEQAKDRLIRAAFGLLGLIQFFTVGEDECRAWPVRRGATAPRAAGAIHSDFEKGFIRAEVVSYDDLVATGSIAAAREKARLRSEGKTYVVQDGDVINFRFNV from the coding sequence TTGAAAATCGGCCTGCTAGGCTTCTCGAAAGTAGGCAAGACCACTCTGTTCAACATCCTGACCGGCGCCCACGTCGCCGTGGAGAAGTACGCCTCAGGGAAAGCCGAGCCGAACGTCGGCGTCGCGAAAGTGCCCGAGCCGCGTCTCGACCGGCTGTCTACGATGTTCAAGCCCAAGAAGACAACCCACGCCCACGTCGATTTCCTCGACATCGTGGGGCTGCAGAAGGGGGAGGCCAAATCGATCGACCTGAAGGAGATGCGCAACGTGGACGCCATCGCCCACGTGGTGCGCGCGTTCCGGGACGACTCGATCCCGCACTCCGAAGGGTCGATCGATCCGAGGCGCGACATCGGCACCATGGAGACCGAGCTGATCCTGGCGGACCTCGATGTGGCGCAGCGGCGGCTCGAGCGGCTGGAGCTGAACATCAAGAAGGCCAAGAACAAGGACGACGAGCTGGAGCTGCCGGTGGTCAGGCGTTGCCTGGAGGCGCTCGAGCGCGAGACCCCCATCCGCGAGCTCGACCTGTCGGACGACGATCTGAAGAAGATCCGGGGCTTCGCCTTCCTGACCGCCCGTCCGATGCTCCTCATCGTCAACCTGGACGAGGCGGACGTCAGGACCATGGCCGGGTTCGTGGAAGGGTTCGGTCTACAGTCGTTCGCGGCCCGGCGCCAGATGGCGTTGTGCGCGATCTCCGCCAAGGTGGAGGAGGAGATCGCCTCCCTGGACGCCGCCGATGCGCGGGCGTTCCTCGACGATCTCGGGCTTCATGAGCAGGCGAAGGACCGTCTGATCCGTGCCGCCTTCGGTCTTCTCGGCCTGATCCAGTTCTTCACCGTGGGCGAGGACGAGTGCCGCGCCTGGCCGGTGCGGCGCGGTGCCACGGCCCCACGCGCGGCCGGGGCGATCCACTCCGACTTCGAGAAGGGGTTCATCCGCGCCGAGGTCGTGTCGTACGACGACCTCGTGGCCACGGGGAGCATCGCCGCGGCGCGCGAGAAGGCGAGGCTGCGTTCGGAGGGGAAGACCTACGTCGTCCAGGACGGCGATGTGATCAACTTCCGGTTCAACGTCTGA
- a CDS encoding tetratricopeptide repeat protein gives MKVRPAALILVLAVAGAIFTGLFAQETGGAAPPPEPTPTPGPSPTPTPPPPIPPGPAPSPSPTPTPAPAPGRAGAKGSSPSGSISGSGTASIVQAYPLEYRSIVDKLRDDPNNPALLNELGNYLVQHGRLQQAIVQYQKAVKAQPDLAIAWNNLGVAFTASGKSADGEGAYRRAIKVSPGYGLAYYNLGASYDQRGSYDDAITYYQRAIEIDPTLLDVRVNPQIVSNRHIPAILAKSYLDRGGSAVLPVQSMYPPKTRKPSKP, from the coding sequence ATGAAGGTCCGACCGGCGGCTCTGATCCTCGTCCTCGCGGTCGCCGGAGCGATTTTCACGGGTCTGTTCGCACAGGAGACGGGCGGGGCCGCCCCGCCGCCCGAGCCGACACCGACCCCCGGACCCAGTCCCACTCCGACTCCGCCACCGCCCATCCCGCCCGGACCCGCGCCATCGCCGTCGCCCACTCCGACGCCCGCACCCGCGCCGGGTCGCGCCGGCGCCAAGGGATCGTCCCCCTCCGGGTCCATCTCCGGCAGCGGGACGGCGTCGATCGTCCAGGCGTACCCTCTCGAGTATCGCTCGATCGTCGATAAGCTGCGGGACGACCCGAACAACCCCGCCCTCCTGAACGAGCTGGGCAACTACCTCGTGCAGCACGGCCGGCTGCAGCAGGCGATCGTGCAGTATCAGAAGGCGGTGAAGGCCCAGCCCGACCTGGCGATCGCCTGGAACAACCTGGGGGTCGCCTTCACGGCCTCCGGCAAGTCCGCCGACGGCGAGGGGGCCTACCGGAGGGCGATCAAGGTGAGCCCGGGCTACGGTCTGGCCTACTACAACCTCGGGGCCAGCTACGATCAGCGCGGCAGCTACGACGATGCGATCACGTACTACCAGCGCGCCATCGAGATCGACCCGACGCTCCTCGACGTGCGCGTCAACCCGCAGATCGTGAGCAACCGCCATATCCCGGCTATTCTCGCCAAGTCCTACCTGGACCGGGGCGGCTCGGCGGTCCTCCCGGTCCAGTCGATGTACCCCCCCAAGACCCGCAAGCCCAGCAAGCCCTGA
- the selA gene encoding L-seryl-tRNA(Sec) selenium transferase, translating to MSATRPVMMRGARRSGAKGAGRVALRGLPQVHAVMEREDVRLAADRHGRRLVAALLRERLATLRDHVRSGKLDAAALDGAIAGLPDWIEHAARARTSSSIRPVVNATGVILHTNLGRAVLPEAATRRMAEVARSCTTLEYDLARGSRGSRSAHLDRVFGLLFPGKAFHVVNNNAAAVLLALNTLAEGKEVIVSRGELVEIGGSFRIPDVMRKSGAVLREVGATNKTRLSDYERAIGPKTGLILKVHPSNYRIVGFTAQATLKEVALLGRRRKVPVLLDQGSGNLIDLRPHGLLNEPSVFDALADGADAVCFSGDKMLGGPQAGLIVGRRDLVGPMKENSLTRALRVDKMTYAALETVLLEYVRGTAESSLPVLRMVTMTPAVIEARARLLMDRVAARAKDGLALAIVQGQSVSGGGSAPEEGLPTSLLEVRVPGRSARSVEAALRSHTTPVIARIEEGRVLLDLRTVPEEQEGTLLDALVALAVRA from the coding sequence ATGTCCGCGACCAGACCGGTCATGATGCGTGGCGCGCGCCGCTCCGGCGCGAAGGGGGCGGGGCGGGTGGCGCTGCGGGGCCTGCCCCAGGTCCATGCCGTCATGGAGCGGGAGGACGTCCGCCTCGCGGCGGATCGCCATGGGCGCCGGCTGGTCGCGGCCCTGCTGCGCGAGCGTCTCGCGACCCTGCGGGACCACGTCCGATCCGGGAAGCTGGACGCGGCCGCGCTCGACGGCGCCATCGCGGGGCTGCCCGACTGGATCGAGCACGCGGCCCGGGCCCGGACCTCGTCCTCGATCAGGCCGGTCGTCAACGCCACCGGCGTGATCCTGCACACCAACCTCGGACGCGCGGTGCTGCCCGAGGCTGCGACGCGGCGCATGGCCGAGGTTGCGCGGTCCTGCACGACGCTCGAGTACGACCTGGCGCGGGGCTCGCGCGGCTCGCGCTCGGCCCATCTGGATCGTGTCTTCGGCCTGTTGTTCCCCGGGAAGGCGTTCCACGTCGTCAACAACAACGCGGCGGCCGTGCTCCTGGCCCTCAACACCCTGGCCGAGGGGAAGGAGGTCATCGTGTCGCGTGGCGAGCTGGTCGAGATCGGCGGCTCGTTCCGCATCCCCGACGTCATGCGCAAGAGCGGTGCCGTCCTGCGCGAGGTCGGCGCGACGAACAAGACGCGCCTCTCGGATTACGAGCGCGCCATCGGGCCGAAGACCGGGCTGATCCTCAAGGTCCACCCGAGCAACTACCGCATCGTCGGGTTCACCGCGCAGGCGACGCTCAAGGAGGTCGCCCTCCTCGGCCGGCGGCGCAAGGTGCCCGTGCTCCTCGACCAGGGGAGCGGCAACCTCATCGACCTCCGACCGCACGGTCTGCTCAACGAGCCGTCGGTCTTCGACGCCCTGGCGGACGGCGCCGACGCCGTCTGCTTCAGCGGCGACAAGATGCTGGGCGGCCCGCAGGCCGGTCTGATCGTCGGCCGCAGGGACCTGGTCGGACCGATGAAGGAGAACTCGCTGACCCGGGCGCTGCGCGTCGACAAAATGACCTACGCCGCGCTCGAGACGGTCCTCCTCGAGTACGTGCGGGGCACCGCCGAATCGAGCCTGCCGGTCCTTCGGATGGTGACGATGACGCCCGCGGTAATCGAGGCGCGCGCGCGTCTCCTGATGGACAGGGTCGCGGCGCGCGCGAAGGACGGTCTGGCCCTGGCGATCGTCCAGGGACAGTCGGTCTCCGGCGGTGGCTCGGCCCCGGAGGAGGGGCTGCCGACGTCTCTTCTGGAGGTGAGGGTGCCCGGCCGGTCGGCCCGGTCCGTAGAGGCCGCCCTGCGCTCCCACACCACGCCGGTCATCGCGCGCATCGAGGAGGGGCGGGTCCTGCTCGACCTGCGAACGGTGCCGGAGGAGCAGGAGGGGACTCTTCTGGATGCGCTGGTCGCTCTCGCCGTCCGGGCGTGA
- the rhaD gene encoding bifunctional rhamnulose-1-phosphate aldolase/short-chain dehydrogenase, translating to MHEPQKGGGGHRQPRQGESEDDQADHFFAIEGGAHPSEYTASSGPQPQGTSPTWRGECCAWSTTVQYNPRVMDNLWSDTEAKGLEGLDLLVYRSRLIGRDTRLVVWGGGNTSIKLTETDFRGRSVRVMRIKGSGSDLKTIEAKQFPGIRLDDLEPLRERGSMSDDEMVGYLVQCLMEPGSPRPSIETLLHGFVPHPHIDHTHADAILGLTNTVDGRRHVEAVYGDEAVWIPYRRPGFALSRQVAAAVAEHPGARCVVLEKHGLITWGRTAKDSYDATIEMNTRAEEYARDRGKGKRVFGQTARPALAKEARRAIVARIAPYLRGLLSGRSTEAVDAETAAAHPKRVVLRYDDEDDVLGFVGSEAGPQLSLAGPATPDHLLYTKPRPLFVDPRFASALETEEGIAALKQAIARGLASYASWYDLYFKKHATGKEPKLDPQPRVILIPGLGMFTAWKDARHTRIVADIYHHTIGVLRSAQGIGEYRSLDVQDTFDVEYWPMELYKLTLARPGKELERRVALVTGAAHGIGRAVARRLAAEGCHVVVTDLDGEGASSVAREICDRHGLDRAAGLRLDVTDETAVLAAFREAIVLYGGLDVLVSNAGVAHSSPIDTMDLKDWRRSLDVNATGHFLVSRAALRVMKEQGIGGSLVFIASKNVLAPGKDFGAYSAAKAAETQLARVLAIEAGEHGVRVNIVNPDAIFQDSRLWSDEVREERARAHGVAVERLEEFYRNRNLLKVRVLAEDVAESALWLASDRSSKTTGCIVTVDGGVREAFPR from the coding sequence GTGCACGAACCGCAGAAAGGCGGCGGCGGCCACCGCCAGCCCCGCCAGGGAGAGAGCGAGGACGATCAGGCGGATCACTTTTTTGCGATCGAGGGGGGCGCGCATCCTTCCGAATATACGGCGTCTTCGGGCCCGCAGCCACAGGGAACCTCACCTACGTGGCGCGGAGAGTGTTGCGCATGGAGCACGACAGTCCAATATAATCCGCGGGTCATGGACAACCTGTGGAGCGACACGGAAGCCAAAGGCCTCGAGGGGCTCGACCTGCTGGTCTACCGTTCCCGCCTGATCGGCCGCGACACCCGTCTGGTGGTCTGGGGCGGGGGGAACACGTCGATCAAGCTGACGGAGACCGATTTCCGCGGCCGGAGCGTGCGCGTCATGCGCATCAAGGGGAGCGGCTCGGACCTCAAGACGATCGAGGCGAAGCAGTTCCCCGGCATCCGTCTGGACGACCTCGAGCCTCTCCGTGAGCGCGGCTCGATGAGCGACGACGAGATGGTCGGCTACCTCGTGCAGTGCCTGATGGAGCCGGGGTCGCCGCGTCCTTCGATCGAGACGCTCCTGCATGGATTCGTTCCGCATCCCCACATCGATCACACGCACGCCGACGCCATCCTGGGGCTCACGAACACCGTCGACGGCCGGCGGCACGTGGAGGCGGTCTATGGAGACGAGGCGGTGTGGATCCCGTACCGCCGCCCCGGGTTCGCCCTGTCGCGCCAGGTGGCGGCGGCGGTCGCGGAACATCCCGGGGCGCGCTGCGTCGTCCTCGAGAAGCATGGTCTCATCACCTGGGGACGGACGGCGAAAGACTCGTACGACGCCACGATCGAGATGAACACCCGCGCCGAGGAGTACGCGCGCGACCGCGGGAAGGGGAAGCGGGTGTTCGGGCAGACGGCCCGGCCGGCGCTGGCGAAGGAGGCCCGTCGCGCGATCGTCGCGCGCATCGCGCCGTACCTGCGGGGGCTCCTGAGCGGCCGCTCGACGGAGGCCGTGGACGCCGAGACCGCAGCCGCTCATCCGAAGCGGGTCGTCCTGCGCTATGACGACGAGGACGATGTCCTCGGGTTCGTGGGCTCGGAAGCGGGCCCGCAGCTGTCGCTGGCCGGGCCGGCGACGCCGGACCACCTCCTGTACACGAAGCCGCGACCGCTGTTCGTGGACCCGCGCTTCGCCTCCGCCCTGGAAACGGAGGAGGGGATCGCCGCCCTCAAGCAGGCGATCGCCAGGGGGCTCGCGAGCTACGCCTCCTGGTACGACCTCTATTTCAAGAAGCACGCGACGGGGAAGGAGCCGAAGCTGGATCCGCAGCCGCGGGTGATCCTGATTCCGGGTCTCGGGATGTTCACGGCGTGGAAGGACGCCAGGCACACGCGCATCGTGGCGGACATCTATCACCACACCATCGGCGTTCTGCGGTCGGCGCAGGGGATCGGCGAGTACCGTTCCCTGGACGTCCAGGACACGTTCGACGTCGAGTACTGGCCGATGGAGCTGTACAAGCTCACGCTGGCCCGCCCGGGCAAGGAGCTGGAGCGCCGGGTCGCGCTGGTCACCGGCGCGGCCCACGGCATCGGCCGCGCCGTCGCCCGCAGGCTGGCGGCGGAGGGGTGCCACGTCGTCGTCACCGATCTGGACGGCGAGGGGGCGTCGAGCGTGGCGCGCGAGATCTGCGACCGTCATGGCCTGGACCGGGCGGCCGGTCTCCGGCTGGATGTCACGGATGAGACCGCCGTCCTGGCGGCCTTCCGGGAGGCGATCGTCCTCTACGGCGGGCTGGACGTCCTGGTCTCGAACGCCGGGGTGGCCCACTCATCCCCGATCGACACGATGGATCTGAAGGACTGGCGCCGTTCATTGGACGTCAACGCCACCGGCCACTTCCTGGTGTCGCGCGCCGCCCTGAGGGTCATGAAAGAGCAGGGGATCGGCGGCAGCCTGGTCTTCATCGCCTCCAAGAACGTGCTGGCCCCCGGGAAGGATTTCGGCGCCTACAGCGCCGCCAAGGCGGCCGAGACGCAGCTGGCGCGCGTCCTGGCGATCGAGGCCGGTGAGCACGGCGTCCGGGTGAACATCGTCAACCCCGACGCCATCTTCCAGGACTCCCGTCTGTGGTCGGACGAGGTGCGCGAGGAGCGCGCCCGGGCTCACGGCGTGGCGGTCGAGAGGCTCGAGGAGTTCTACCGCAACCGCAACCTGCTCAAGGTCCGCGTGCTGGCCGAGGACGTCGCCGAGTCGGCGCTCTGGCTGGCTTCCGATCGTTCCTCCAAGACTACCGGCTGCATCGTCACCGTCGATGGGGGCGTGCGGGAGGCCTTCCCCCGCTGA